The following coding sequences are from one Scomber japonicus isolate fScoJap1 chromosome 3, fScoJap1.pri, whole genome shotgun sequence window:
- the cpne1 gene encoding copine-1 isoform X1, protein MAVVIRLQGLPIVAGTMDIRHFFSGLTIPDGGVHIVGGEHGEAFIVFATDEDARLGMMRTGGAIKGSKVSLLLSSKTEMQNMIELSRRRFEAGAGAVEAAAPTAGNANRQAGAAPIPTVQPGAGGRSSSHGNQGFSNVPVSVTAPSSSQESSSNKAVASLASVVPSFPNSYSSAPTITTALASLNAGPPPMPPLPSMPSMPPMPTLPTIPVPPPVSSLPPVPTVSPLSQGPPVPPMSHLPHMSSLPPFNPSLPPPAGLGSGLPLGTPNPMLFNPLSPLASLGLQAHMKAAAAAATGVASPDEMFILLQNLPFSCSEVEVRDFFRGLGVEGIRLLRDGQGRPTGRAMVKFFSPQDSFEAVKRGGGMMGQRFIEITPGSERQWASLNHSMMGQAPHSIGKSMNSHESQDQQLRRGNVGPGGREQRGRSRSPHRQEFCVYLKGLPYEADKKQIKEFFKNLAIVEDSIYIAYGPNGRATGEGFLEFKSEQDYKTALGAHMQYMGTRFIQVHPISRKGMLEKIDMIRKREAAQGEGKNQDGLKAPRNCAHITNIPYNVSKKDVRAFLEGIGLYEDTLKVLTDSHGNGLGQAIFQLRTEEDARKAERLHRQKLNGRDAFVHLVTFEQMKEIERNPPPQNKRGQRNQNQNQQNQNQNQHQQAQPSPQQPQINPFAGISGEEFNFLRNTMGNLNSAPFVTPFSAPGNGLAGPPPLPPLAAGLGDVNLGVAPPLVAGLPGAPILEPPGFRPGTAAGPPFSQDGLRGLVPFENANRKIGGGGPNRGGGANNNQGRPGGGAAGGQPVFSPGPDGLRNQPAPGGANNPNGQRGAAGPTIVKLQNMPFTVTVDEIMDFFYGYQVLPGSVCLQFSEKGLPTGEAMVAFQNHEEAAAAVMDLNDRPIGARKVKICLG, encoded by the coding sequence ATGGCGGTAGTCATCAGGCTGCAAGGTCTGCCCATAGTGGCCGGCACCATGGACATCAGACACTTCTTCTCTGGCCTCACCATCCCTGACGGGGGAGTACACATCGTGGGGGGTGAACATGGCGAGGCCTTCATTGTCTTTGCCACTGATGAGGATGCTCGGCTGGGAATGATGCGTACAGGCGGTGCCATTAAGGGGTCTAAAGTGTCGTTATTGCTCAGCAGCAAGACCGAAATGCAGAACATGATTGAGTTGAGCCGCCGCAGGTTCGAGGCTGGGGCGGGCGCTGTGGAGGCGGCTGCACCTACAGCAGGAAATGCCAATCGGCAAGCTGGTGCTGCTCCTATACCCACAGTGCAACCTGGAGCAGGGGGGAGAAGTAGTAGCCATGGAAACCAGGGTTTCAGTAATGTCCCGGTCTCAGTAACGGCACCAAGCTCATCTCAGGAGTCATCAAGCAACAAGGCAGTGGCCAGCCTGGCAAGCGTGGTGCCCAGCTTCCCCAACAGCTACAGCTCTGCCCCCACCATCACCACAGCTCTGGCTTCGCTCAATGCAGGCCCCCCACCTATGCCTCCACTTCCCAGTATGCCTTCTATGCCCCCTATGCCCACGCTGCCCACCATTCCAGTTCCTCCTCCAGTATCCTCCCTCCCCCCTGTCCCTACTGTCTCCCCTCTTTCCCAAGGACCTCCAGTGCCACCTATGTCCCACCTCCCTCAcatgtcctcccttcctcccttcaaccCCTCCCTACCTCCCCCTGCAGGACTCGGCTCAGGCCTCCCCCTTGGAACCCCTAACCCAATGCTATTCAACCCTCTTTCCCCTCTGGCCTCTCTTGGCCTCCAGGCCCATAtgaaggctgctgctgctgcagccacCGGAGTGGCCAGTCCAGATGAAATGTTTATCCTCTTACAGAACCTCCCGTTCTCCTGCTCCGAGGTAGAGGTAAGGGACTTTTTCCGGGGTCTGGGGGTGGAAGGGATTCGTTTGCTGAGAGATGGGCAAGGTCGGCCAACTGGCAGGGCTATGGTAAAATTCTTCTCGCCCCAGGACAGCTTTGAAGCTGTGAAGCGGGGAGGTGGCATGATGGGTCAAAGGTTTATTGAGATTACCCCAGGCTCAGAGAGACAATGGGCCAGCCTCAATCACAGCATGATGGGCCAAGCCCCTCACAGTATCGGAAAATCAATGAACAGCCATGAGTCACAGGACCAGCAGCTCCGCCGTGGTAATGTTGGGCCTGGAGGCCGAGAACAACGGGGAAGGTCACGATCTCCTCATCGGCAGGAGTTCTGTGTCTACCTGAAGGGCCTTCCCTACGAGGCTGACAAGAAACAGATTAAGGAGTTCTTTAAGAATTTGGCCATTGTTGAGGACAGCATCTACATTGCCTATGGGCCTAATGGGCGGGCCACAGGAGAGGGCTTTCTTGAGTTCAAATCAGAACAGGACTACAAGACTGCTCTGGGTGCTCACATGCAGTATATGGGCACCCGCTTCATCCAGGTCCACCCAATCAGCCGCAAGGGAATGCTCGAAAAGATTGACATGATCCGCAAACGTGAAGCAGCACAGGGTGAAGGCAAGAATCAGGATGGCTTGAAAGCTCCAAGAAACTGTGCTCACATCACCAACATCCCTTACAACGTCTCCAAGAAGGATGTCCGTGCTTTCCTGGAGGGGATTGGGCTTTATGAGGATACTCTAAAGGTTCTGACAGATAGCCACGGCAACGGTTTAGGGCAAGCTATCTTTCAGCTGCGGACTGAAGAAGATGCCCGAAAAGCTGAAAGACTGCACCGCCAGAAACTCAATGGCCGTGATGCCTTTGTTCACTTGGTGACCTTTGAGCAGATGAAGGAAATTGAGAGGAATCCTCCTCCTCAAAACAAAAGAGGGCAGCGAaatcagaaccagaaccagcagAACCAAAATCAGAACCAGCACCAGCAAGCACAGCCGAGTCCCCAGCAACCCCAGATCAACCCATTTGCTGGAATAAGTGGGGAAGAGTTTAACTTTCTCAGAAACACCATGGGGAACCTCAACAGTGCTCCCTTTGTGACTCCATTCTCTGCCCCAGGGAACGGACTGGCAggcccccctcctctccctcctctggcAGCAGGACTGGGGGATGTGAATCTGGGCGTAGCTCCTCCACTTGTTGCTGGTCTGCCTGGGGCTCCAATCCTGGAGCCACCTGGCTTTCGACCTGGAACTGCAGCAGgacctccattcagccaagatGGGCTGAGAGGCTTGGTGCCCTTTGAGAATGCCAACAGAAAAATAGGTGGAGGAGGACCAAACAGGGGTGGAGGGGCTAACAACAACCAAGGACGTCCGGGGGGTGGGGCTGCTGGTGGACAGCCTGTGTTCTCTCCAGGACCTGATGGCCTCCGTAACCAGCCGGCTCCTGGAGGTGCCAACAATCCCAACGGTCAACGTGGTGCTGCTGGCCCAACAATTGTAAAACTTCAGAACATGCCCTTTACTGTAACTGTGGACGAGATCATGGACTTCTTCTATGGCTACCAGGTGCTGCCAGGCTCAGTCTGCCTGCAGTTCAGTGAGAAAGGCCTGCCAACTGGCGAGGCCATGGTGGCCTTCCAAAACCACgaggaggctgctgctgctgtcatggACCTAAATGACCGACCTATTGGAGCACGTAAGGTCAAAATTTGCCTGGGTTAA